The Sporosarcina ureae genome includes a region encoding these proteins:
- a CDS encoding SLC13 family permease, which produces MKVMTKKKKLLFNFSVLLYILTFSPLVETTEVLRAIACLIIIQVLWIGGVFPLAFSSLLLMLLLSVHFFTYEETLSYFASEIVWLLFSTFILAGAFIESGLASRLSLKLLSLSKGSSRLLVFFSFVLMFILSLFIPSNVGKASLVSSVLDSIIKHLETMGSVEKLAKSLFVGLTLIVPISGAVVATGASSTLYAYGLLGDMTEGLDYMRWILYMGPPIVIFLLLLFLLFLVVFPPEPIDGAELERVLDQKLLALGHMSRNEWKILTILGLTVVLWMTGSLHGFSVSLVALFGAVLTVLPVTGIWQWEIAKKKIGWDLLLFFAATLMLSSMLIKTEAVKWFASQLINWLSMDSYFLMVFSLLLITALLRLFFVNVLGFLTIMLPVTLAIGEAFPAHDPLYLSMGVFLMGIPGFVLITQSPIHLISYEYGYFTKRDLLRLGSSAFVIWLFVVLASIYGYWILFYS; this is translated from the coding sequence ATGAAAGTGATGACAAAAAAGAAAAAACTACTATTCAATTTTAGTGTGTTGCTATATATCTTGACGTTCTCCCCTTTAGTGGAGACAACAGAAGTATTACGTGCGATCGCATGCCTCATCATTATCCAAGTTCTTTGGATTGGTGGGGTCTTTCCTTTAGCGTTCAGTTCTTTGTTGTTGATGTTATTGCTTTCTGTACACTTCTTTACTTATGAAGAAACATTGAGCTATTTTGCCTCGGAGATAGTCTGGTTGCTATTTTCGACGTTCATTTTAGCAGGTGCATTCATTGAATCGGGACTCGCTAGCCGCTTATCATTGAAGTTGCTTTCTTTATCTAAAGGTTCAAGCCGGTTGCTAGTGTTTTTCTCATTTGTCTTGATGTTTATCTTGTCGCTGTTTATTCCGTCTAATGTGGGAAAAGCAAGTCTTGTATCATCAGTTTTGGATAGTATCATCAAACATTTGGAAACGATGGGTTCCGTAGAAAAGCTAGCCAAGTCACTGTTTGTCGGCTTGACTCTCATTGTGCCGATATCTGGAGCGGTAGTGGCGACGGGGGCAAGCTCAACGCTGTATGCGTATGGATTGTTGGGCGATATGACAGAGGGTCTCGATTATATGCGTTGGATTTTATATATGGGACCTCCTATTGTTATTTTTTTACTGCTATTATTTCTACTCTTTCTAGTAGTGTTCCCACCTGAGCCGATTGATGGGGCAGAACTTGAAAGAGTACTTGATCAAAAATTACTTGCACTTGGACATATGTCACGCAACGAATGGAAAATTCTTACGATTCTTGGATTAACGGTTGTATTGTGGATGACAGGAAGTTTACATGGTTTTTCTGTTTCTTTAGTCGCATTGTTTGGAGCAGTATTGACTGTGCTTCCAGTTACGGGGATTTGGCAATGGGAGATAGCGAAGAAAAAGATTGGTTGGGACTTACTGCTGTTTTTTGCAGCAACTTTGATGTTATCGAGTATGTTGATTAAGACAGAAGCAGTGAAATGGTTCGCTAGTCAACTGATCAATTGGTTGTCGATGGATTCATATTTCCTGATGGTTTTTTCACTTTTGCTAATTACAGCTTTACTGAGACTGTTTTTTGTCAATGTACTAGGGTTTTTAACAATTATGCTACCAGTAACGTTAGCGATAGGCGAAGCATTCCCCGCGCACGATCCATTGTACTTATCAATGGGGGTATTCTTAATGGGGATCCCAGGCTTTGTTTTGATAACACAATCACCAATACATTTAATCAGTTATGAATATGGTTACTTCACAAAACGTGATTTATTGAGACTCGGTTCAAGTGCATTTGTCATTTGGCTGTTCGTCGTCCTTGCTTCAATTTATGGATACTGGATACTATTTTATTCTTAA